Within the Agromyces atrinae genome, the region CCGTTCGGGCCGATGAGTGCGAGCACCTCGCCCGCACGGACCTCGAGGTCGACACCGTCGAGGATCCGCGTGCCCGAGAGCTCGACCGAGACATCCGTCGCCGCGATGGCGACATCGCCCACCTCGATCGGGGCGGGCAGCTCCCAACGCGGGGTCATCAGCCCCACCCGCCCGCGCGCTTGCGTGCACGCCGCAGGAGCCAGAAGAAGAACGGTCCGCCGACGAGCGACGTGAGCATGCCGATCGGCAGGTCGGCCATGGGGATCGCCGTGCGGGCGACGAGGTCGGCGGCGAGAAGCAGCGTCGCTCCGCCGAGCGTCGACGCGAGCATGAGCGGGAGATGCGCGGGGCCGATGAGCATGCGCATGAGGTGCGGGATCACGAGGCCGACGAACGCGATGATGCCCGCGAACGCGACGGCCGCGGCCACGAGGAGGGCGACGACGACGATGACGACGATGCGGAGGCGCTCGACGTTCACGCCGAGGTGGCGTGCGCTCTTCTCGCCGAGCGAGAGCAGGTCGAGGGTGCGCGCGACGAAGAACGCGAACACGATCGACACGGCGATGACCGGCGCGATGATCGCGAGTTGCTGCCAGCGTGAGCCGTTGAGGCTTCCGAGCTGCCAGAACACGATCTGCTCGCGGGCGGCGGTGTCGCCGAGGAAGGTGAGGAACGCGAGGCCCGCGCCGGTGAACGCGTTGACGGCGATACCCGTGAGCACGAGGGTCACGACCTCGGTTCGGCCGGCCGCGCGACTCATGAAGTAGACGAGCAGTGTCGCGGCGAGACCGGCGATGAACGCCGTGACGGCGATCGTCCACTCGCCGAAGAAGCTCCAGCCGAAGACGATCGTGGCCGAAGCGCCGAGCGCGGCACCGCCCGAGACGCCGACGACGCCCGGTTCGGCGAGCGGGTTGCCGAAGATCGCCTGCATGAGGAGGCCGGCTACGGCGAGGGCCGCTCCGATGACGATCGCCATGAAGACGCGGGGGAAGCGGATGTTCCAGAGCGCGTCATCGCCATTCGGATGCGTCGGGGCCGGGCCGATCTCGAGACCGAAGCGCCGCGCGATCGAGCCGAGCACCTCCATGGGCGGCACATGCAGCTGGCCCGTTCCCGCCGAGATCACCGCGAGCGCCACGAGGGCCACGGCGAGGATCGCGACGACGAGGGTCGTGCGACCGCCGCCGGGGCGCGCGGGAACAGGGGTGAGGGTGTCGGACACGATGCGGGTCAGTCGGTCGAGTCGCCGGGGGCGTAGACGGCGCGTGCGAGGGCGTCGAGCACGTCGGCGGTGCGCGGTCCGAAGCTCATGATCTCGTAGTCGCTCATGTCGACGATGCGGCGGTTCTCGCCGGCAGGCGTCTCGGCGACGGCCGGGATGCGTTCGAGCAGGCCGTCGATGCCGTCGACCGATTCGAGCCCCTTCGTCATCATGACGAGAACGTCGGGCGCGGCATCCACGAGGGCTTCGGCCGTCATCGGGCGCATGCCCTTCCAGCCGATCTCGGTCGCCACGTCGATCGCGTTGATGCTCGAGATGAGCGAATCGGCGCCCGATCCCTCGCCGAACAGGTAGTAGATGCCCGCGTTGCCGCGCACGTAGAGGAACATGATCCGCACCTTGTCGGCGGGGTCGCTCGGCGTGATCGCGGCGATGTCGGCGATCGTCGTCGACAGGTCGGTCGCGAGCTTCTCGTTGAGCGCGCCCCCTTCGTCGGGCACGCCGAGAGCCTCGGCGACGCCGGTGACGAGATCGTCGATGTTGTCGAGGTTGCGCTCGGGGGAGAGCACGACGACGGGGATGCCGGAATCGCGCATCTGCAGGATGACGTCCCACGGGCCGATCGTCGAGTCGGTGAGGATGACGGTCGGAGCGAGGTCGAGGATCGCTTCGCCCGAGAGCTCGTGGCCGTTCTGCGTCACGAGCGGGAGGTCGGCGGCGGCAGGGAAGCCCGTCGAGGTGTCGCGGCCGACGACCTGGTCGCCGAGGCCGAGCGCGAAGACCGTCGCCGCGAGCGAGCCGTACATGTCGAGCGCGAGGATGCGGCTCGTGTCGGTGATCGTGACCTCGGTGCCCTGATTGTCGACGACGGTCACCGGCAGCTGCGACTCGGCGTCGTCGGTGATCGGTTCGATGTCGGGGTCCTCGATGCACGCGGTGGCTGGCCCGGTGAGTTCGCGCGGGTGCGCGGTGAGTTCGAGATCAGCGAGAGGGATGCCGGAGGTGGGGTTGTCGCACGCGCTCGAACCGGCGTTCGTGGTCGGGCCTGTCGAGCACGCGGTGAGCGTTGCGGCGAGGGCGATGACGACGGTGGCACCGAGCCACCGACGTCGAGAAGAGAGGCGCATGGGATCCCGATAGTGTTGGAAGTCTCAGGTAAGCCTAGCCTAAGCGTTGAGGCCCTCGGAGAGGGGGTCTCCGCGAATTGACAGGTTTCAGAAGCCGTCGTAGCGTTAGTTAAGCCTATCCTAAGTTTTCGGGTCGTCGCCGCTGCCCGCGCGACCGTCTCCGGCCTTAGTGCGTTCAGAACGAGCCTGGAGAACCGCGTCGTGAAGACACCGTCTGCTTTTGCCCGCCATCCGCGTCGATGGATCGCTGCCGCGACTGTCGCGCTCCTCGCCTTCGGCGCTCCCGTCGTCACGGCGGCCCCGGCGTTCGCCGAGGAGATCGTCGCCGTCGAGGCGACGGAAGCTCCGGTCGCACCCGTCGAGGAGTCGGCGCCCGTCGTCGATGAGGTTCCCGCGCCCGAGGCTGAGCCTGTCGAGACGGAGGCTCCGGCTGAGCCTGCACCCGTGGAGCCCGCGCCGGTCGAGACGGAGGCACCCGCTGCTCCGATCGAACCTGCCGCTCCGGCTGTCGACCCCGCGCCGGCCCCCTCGCTGAGCGCTCGGGCCGAGGTCGCGACTCCCACCATCACGGTCACCGAGGCGCCGCGCGCCGGCGGGCCGGTCACGGTGAAGGGCACGGGCTTCGCCGCGACCTCGACGGGCATCTACCTGGGCCTCGGCCCGGCCGGCCTGCCCGGCTTCTACCTCGGTTCGGGGTCGCTCGTCGCGTCGGAGACCGTCTGGATCGCCGTCGGAAACACCGCGGGCAACGGTGCGCAGGGCAAGTCCGCGCCTCTCGAGGCTGATGGTTCCTTCTCGCTCACCGTCAACGTTCCGGCGTACACCGATGGCGCCGCCTACGCGCTGTACACCTCTAAGGCGCACGGTCAGGGCTTCACCGACGCGAGCCAGAACACCACGACTCCTGTCGCGTACGCGGCCGTCGTGCCGGAGCCCGTCGTTCCGACCGTCGTCGTGTCGAAGACGACCGGTCTCGACCCGGCCGGTGAGTCGATCACCGTGACAGGTTCGGGCTTCCTTCCCTCGGCTCCCGCGACGAGTGGCACTCGTCCGCCGCTGGCCGGCAAGTTCACCGGCGCCTACGTCGTCTTCGGATCGTTCCTCGACACCTGGAAGCCGTCCGAGTCGGCACCGTCGACCGCGCGCACGGCCGGCGACACCAAGTGGGGTGTACTCGCCGAGGACATGGCCGCGATCGGCGGTTCGGCTCGCGGTGCGATCGAGATCACCGCTGATGGCACGTTCGAAACCACGCTGACGGCCGCCGAGTTCGACGGCGCTCTCGCCGACGGCAACTTCGGTGTCTACACGTACCCCGGTGGCGGCGCGAGCTACGCCCCGTTCGAGACGTTCACTCCCGTTGAGTTCACGCAGGCGACTCCGGTTCCGACCGTCACGGTGTCGAAGACGACTGGACTCGACCCCAAGGGTGAGTCGATCACTGTCACGGGCTCGGGCTTCCTTCCGTCGGCTCCGGCGACGAGTGGCACTCGTCCGCCGCTCGCCGGCAAGTTCACCGGCGCTTACGTCGTCTTCGGATCGTTCCTCGACTCGTGGAAGCCCAGCGAATCTGCACCGTCGACCGCGCGCAAGGCCGGCGACACCAAGTGGGGCGTCCACGCTGAGGACATGGCCGCCATCGGTGGCTCGGCTCGCGGCGCGATCGAGATCAAGCCGGACGGCACGTTCGTGACGACCCTGACCGCTGCCGAGTTCGACGGCGCTCTCGCCGACGGCAACTTCGGTGTCTACACGTACCCCGGTGGCGGCGCGAGCTACGCCCCGTTCGAGACGTTCACTCCCGTTGAGTTCACGCAGGCGACTCCGGTTCCGACCGTCACGGTGTCGAAGACGACTGGACTCGACCCCAAGGGTGAGTCGATCACTGTCACGGGCTCGGGCTTCCTTCCCTCGGCTCCGGCGACGAGTGGCACTCGTCCGCCGCTCGCCGGCAAGTTCACCGGCGCCTACGTCGTCTTCGGATCGTTCCTCGACACCTGGAAGCCCAGCGAGTCGGCTCCGTCGACCGCGCGCAAGGCTGGTGATACGAAGTGGGGTGTTCTCGCTGAGGACATGGCCGCGATCGGCGGTTCGGCTCGTGGTGCGATCGAGATCAAGCCGGACGGCACGTTCGTGACGACGCTGACCGCCGCCGAGTTCGACGGCGCTCTCGCCGACGGCAACTTCGGCGTGTACACGTACCCGGGTGGTGGTGCGTCGTACGCCCCGTTCGAGACGTTCACTCCCGTCGAGTTCGCCGCCGTCATCCCCGAGCCGACGGTCCCCACGGTGACCGTCTCGAAGACGACGGGCCTTGACCCGAAGGGAGAGACGGTCATCGTCTCGGGCAGCGGATTCCTGCCCGGCGCCGACACGACGGGCACCCGCCAGCCGCTCGCCGGCAAGTTCGGCGGTGCGTATATCGTCTTCGGCACGTTCGCCGAGACGTGGAAGCCCTCGGAGAACGCTCCGTCGAACGCTCGCAAGGCGCACGATACCAAGTGGGGCGTTCACGCCGAAGACGTCGCCCTTCTCGGCGGCGCCTCGAGCGGTGCGATCGAGATCAAGCCCGACGGAACCTTCCAGACGACGCTCTCCGTCGTCAAGGGCTTCGATGGTGCCCTCACCGACGGCCACTACGGCATCTACACCTACTCGGGCAGTGGCGCCAAGGCCGCGTCGTTCGAGACCGCGACGCCGATCAGCTTCTCTGCGGGTGAACCCACCGAACCCACCGAGCCGACCGAGCCCGCTGATCCGACGGATGCCCCGAAGGTGACCGTCTCGAAGTCGACGGGCCTCGACCCCGCCGGTGAGACGATCACCGTCACGGGTTCCGGCTTCGTGCCCGGCAACGGAACGAACGGCTCGCGCCCCCCGCTCGCCGGAAAGTTCGGCGGCGCCTACATCGTGTTCGGCACGTTCGCCGACTCGTGGAAGCCCTCGAAGAACGCGCCGTCGAGCGCGCGTGCTGCCGCCGCGGAGACGTTCTGGGGCGTTCACGCCGATGACGTCGACCTCATCGGAGGCGCGAAGGCGGGTGCCATCCCGATCGCTGCCGACGGCACCTTCTCCGTGAAGATCGCTGTGAAGAAGGGCTTCGCGGGCGCCATCGCGAACGGCAACTACGGCATCTACACCTACGCCGGTTCCGGTGCGACGTACGCCCCCTTCGAGACCTACACGCCCCTGTCGTTCTCGACCGGTGGAGTCACTCCGCCCACGACGCCGCCGACCACTCCTCCGACGACGCCTCCCACGACGCCGCCGACGACCCCTCCCGTGCTGGCACCGACCGCGTCGGGCTCGCTCTCGTGGGGTGTCTCGACGGGCTTCCGTGACTACATCGTCGGCAGGATCGCCCAGGGCAGCATCTCGGTCGCCGGGGGAGCCACGTCATCGGGCTCGAGCTTCAACTTCGGCCAGTCGGGCGGAACCTTCAGCCCCATCACGGGTCTCGGTTCGGCCGACTACGCCGGAAGTGTGCGCTTCACGGGGCACAACGGTCTACTCGACCTCACCTTCGCCTCGCCGACGCTCGTCGTGACGAGCCCGACGACGGGAACCCTCTCGGTCGTCGTCAACGGCAGCCGCGTCGACCTCGCGAACGTCGACCTGGGCTCGGCGAGCCGTTCGGTGAACGGCGGGGCCGTCACCTTCTCGGGAGCCCCCGCGACGTTGACCTCCGCCGGCGCGAACGCCTTCCAGGGCTACTACCCGGCCGGCGAGGCGCTCGACCGCGTCACCGCGACGATCGGCTCGCCCGGTGCGGCACCCGGCGGCAATTCCGGCACCGTCGCGTCGGCACCCGCTGTCGTGACCGCGAGCGCGACGACGATCCCGTCGACGCCGCCCGCGACGACCGGCATCACGCTGGACGCCACGACGGTCGAACAGCTCGCCACCGGCAAGGTCGTGACGATCTCGGTCGACGGCTTCCAGTCGAACGAGACCGGCATCACCGTCGTCGTCTACTCGACGCCGACCGTGCTGGCGCGCGACCTCGTCGCCGATGCCAACGGTGTCGTCACCTGGACGGGTTCGCTTCCCGCGGGCTTCGCGCCCGGTGAGCACACGCTCACTTTCCAGGGCTCGATCTCGAAGGGCATCGTCTTCACGGTTCCCGCTGCGGTCGACGCAGGCTGCGTCATCACCGGCGCGACGCTCGACTGGGGCTTCAAGGCGAGCTTCCGCGACTACATCCAGGGCGGCATCGCCCGGGGCGCGATCGAGGTGCAGGACGGAACCGTCTTCGCCGACGGAACCTTCTCGTGGGCGAACGGCACGGGCGTCTTCGACCCCGAGACGAACGCCGGACTCGCGACCTTCGCCGGAGGCATCCGTTTCACCGGCCACGAGGGTGTGCTCGACACGACCGTGTCGGCGCCCCGCGTCGAGGTCTCGGCCGACGGCTCGGCGTACATCGTGCTCGACATCGTCGGCACGACGCAGTCGGGTGAGCCCGTCTCGGCGCAGGGCGTGCGCTTCGCCGAACTCGACGGCTCGGCGATCGAGCGCGACTCGACCGGCATCCGTTCCTCCGGTGCGGGTGCGACCCTGACCGAGGAGGGCGCCGCCGCGTTCGGCACCTACCCGGCCGGGGAAGAGCTCGACCCCGTCGTGTTCGACCTGCCGCTCGGTGAATGCCAGGTGGCTCCCGTCGCCGAGGCCGACGAGGAGGAGGCGCCCGTCGCCGCCGAGACGTCCGCCGCGGGCGACACCGATGAGCCGGCCTCGCTCTCGTGGCTCGTGTGGGTCGGCGCGGCAGTGCTCGCACTCCTCGTCATCGGCGCCATCGTGCTCATCGCCCGTCGCCGCCGCGCGACGAGCTGACCCAGCGCCATCCGACTGCGCCGCACTCCACCCGGAGTGCGGCCCCGTCGGCATGAGCGCAGATCGGTGAACGGTACGGATCGGCGTGAGAGACAATAGAGGGGTGAGTGATCCCGAAACCCCGCAGGAGCCCGTCGACGTCACCGAGGTGACCGAAGACGAAGTGGTCGTGCGGCGCGCTCCGCGCTACGGCAGGTTCATGCTCATCGGCTTCGTGCTCGGCGCGATCACGGCGCTCGTCCTCACGTTCGCCTTCCCCGACAACCCCGACTTCGATCGGGGCCAGGTCTTCGGCTTCCTCCTGCTCGGCTTCGGCGCCGCAGGCATCGCCCTCGCCTCGCTCGTCGCGCTCGTGCTCGACCGCGTGTTCTCGAAGCGCTCCCGCTCGGCGATCGCCGAGCACGAGGCGACGCACCGCTCGACCGACTGACGGCGCCCCGCAGCGCGCGGCGGTCGACGAACGGATGGCGGCCTCACCGTCATCCGCCTAGGAAAGCTGTGTGCGCTCGACCCACTCGAGGTATTCGGGCGTGACCGAGCCGGTGACGTATTCGCCCGTGAAGCATGACATGTCGAGGCGTTCGATCGAGGTGCCCTCGGTGATCGCGGCCTGCAGGTCGTCGACCTCCTGGAAAATCATGTGGTCGGCGCCGAGCTCGGCGGCGATCTCGGGGATCTTGCGGCCGTGCGCGATGAGCTCGGAACGCGACGGCATGTTGATGCCGTAGACGTGCGGGAAGCGCACGGGCGGCGCGGCCGACGAGAACGTGACCTTGTTCGCACCGGCGGCGCGGGCCATCTCGACGATCTCCTTCGAGGTCGTTCCGCGCACGATCGAGTCGTCGACGATGAGAATGTTCTTGCCCGCGAACTCGGTGCCCATGGCGTTGAGCTTCTGACGCACCGACTTCCGACGCTGCGCCTGCCCCGGCATGATGAACGTACGGCCGACGTAGCGGTTCTTGAAGAAGCCCTCGCGGTACTCGATGCCGAGCTTCTGCGCGACCTGCATGGCCGCAGGGCGTGACGAGTCGGGGATCGGCATGACGACGTCGATGTCTCCGAGGGGCATGTGCTGCTCGACGGTGCCGGCGAGGCGGTCGCCCATGCGGAGGCGGGCCTCGTAGACCGAGATGCCGTTCATGATCGAGTCAGGGCGGGCGAGATAAACGTACTCGAACGAGCACGGCACGAGCACGGGGCTCTTCGCGCACTGGCGTGAGATCATCTCGCCGTCGAGCGTGATGAAGATCGCCTCACCCGGGGCGACATCGCGCACGATCTCGTAGTCGCCGTTCTCGAGCACGAGCGACTCGGAGGCGACGATCCACTCTTCCTTGCCGGCCTCGGTGAGGCGACGGCCGAGGATGAGCGGGCGGATGCCGAAGGGGTCGCGGAACGCGAGCAGACCGTAGCCGGCGATCATCGCGATGACGGCGTACGAACCCTCGACGCGCTCGTGCACCTGGGCGACGGCCTCGAAGACCTGGTCGGGGTCGAGCTCGAGACCCTTGATCTGGCCCTGCAGCTCGGTCGCGAGGACGTTGAGGAGCATCTCGGTGTCGCTCGCGCTGTTGACGTGACGGCGGTCGATCGAGAACAGGTCGGTCGACAGCTCACGGGTGTTCGTGAGGTTGCCGTTGTGCACGAGGATGATGCCGTACGGAGCGTTCACGTAGAACGGCTGCGCCTCTTCTTCACGCTCGGCCGCGCCCTTCGTGGCGTAGCGCACGTGACCGAGGCCCATGTTGCCGAGCAGGGCGCGCATGTCGCGCGTGCGGAACGCCTCGCGGACCTGGCCCTTCGCCTTGGCGATGTGGAAGATGCTCGACGAATCGGCGGTCGCGATTCCTGTGGAGTCCTGGCCGCGGTGCTGGAGGAGCAGCAGGCTGTCGTAGATCTGCTGGTTGACCGGGTCTGTAGAGACGATGCCGACGATGCCGCACATACTGGGCGTTTGCTCCGGAGTGTCAGGGGGATCGCCCGGATCCGGGCAGGTCGATTCTTCCACACTCCGGCTGAGCGGATGCCGCGTGCGATCCTCCCGGGCGGGCGGCGCTCAGCGGCGCTCGGCTCAGGCGAGCTCCGCGATGATCGGGTGGATGGCGGCGTCGAAGGCGACGGGATCGGCGCGGAGCGCATCGGTCACGGCGATCGTGAGCGATCCGATCCACCAGACGCCGCGCTCGGTGAAGGGCAGCACCTCGACGTTCAGCTCGAACGAGTGCGCGCGTCGACCGACCTCGCGTTCGTGCTCGGCGATCGTTCCGGCGTACGCGCGGTAGCTGTCACCGTGCCGGGCGCCCGAGGCCCGCGGGTAGCCCTGCGCGGCGCGCTCGGCCCACGCGCGGCTCTCCGCCGCGAAGGGCGTGATCGCCTGGGCGAGGAGTTCGGCGCCCTCGATCGGCAGGGCGACATCAGTGCCGTAGCTCTCGAGGAGCGCGAGCGGAGTGGGTGACGGGTGCGCCTCGGGCTCGACGGTCATCATCCACCACGAGCGCCACTGCCGTTCGAGGAGGTCCTGCACGTCGACCTCGCGCACTCCGGGTGGGGCGGGTGCGACGCCGCGGAGCCTCGGCAGGTCGGTCGGCGAGGCGATCCCGAGCCTGTCGCGCAGGTAGAGGGCGAGCAGTACGAGGCGGCTCGCGTTCTCGCGAACTACCCACGATGGCCCTGCACCGGCGTGCATGCCCACAGAATACGCGTGGTCCCCACCGCAGAACACCCTGTTCGCAATTCAGGTCGGCGCACGTGTCGCGCCCCCGACTGCCCACTGTCGCCGCGCGACACGCCTGTGGCTACCTGAATTGCGCACACGACGCGGCGGGGAGGGGTGGGGATGACTCGGGCGGTAGTCTGGGCGGGTGAGCGCGAACTCTTCCTATGCCGCTGCCGGAGTCGACACTGCGGCGGGAGATCTGGCCGTCGAACTGATGAAGGAGGCCGTCGCTCGCACGCACACGTCGAACGTGCTCGGCGGGGTCGGCGGATTCGCCGGACTCTTCGACCTCTCGTTCGCCAAGGACTATGCGCGGCCGCTGCTCGCGACATCCACCGACGGCGTCGGCACGAAGGTCGCCATCGCCCAGGCGATCGACAAGCACGACACCATCGGTCAGGACCTCGTCGGCATGGTCGTCGACGACATCGTCGTGGTCGGTGCGAAGCCGCTCTTCATGACCGACTACATCGCGTGCGGCAAGGTCGTTCCCGAGCGCATCGCGTCGATCGTCGCGGGCATCGCGCGCGCGTGCGCCGACACGGGCACCGCACTCGTCGGCGGCGAGACCGCGGAGCACCCCGGCCTTCTCGGAGTCGACGACTACGACGTCGCCGGTGCCGCGGTCGGCATCGTCGAGGCCGACCGTCT harbors:
- a CDS encoding heme/hemin ABC transporter substrate-binding protein yields the protein MRLSSRRRWLGATVVIALAATLTACSTGPTTNAGSSACDNPTSGIPLADLELTAHPRELTGPATACIEDPDIEPITDDAESQLPVTVVDNQGTEVTITDTSRILALDMYGSLAATVFALGLGDQVVGRDTSTGFPAAADLPLVTQNGHELSGEAILDLAPTVILTDSTIGPWDVILQMRDSGIPVVVLSPERNLDNIDDLVTGVAEALGVPDEGGALNEKLATDLSTTIADIAAITPSDPADKVRIMFLYVRGNAGIYYLFGEGSGADSLISSINAIDVATEIGWKGMRPMTAEALVDAAPDVLVMMTKGLESVDGIDGLLERIPAVAETPAGENRRIVDMSDYEIMSFGPRTADVLDALARAVYAPGDSTD
- a CDS encoding FecCD family ABC transporter permease, which codes for MVSDTLTPVPARPGGGRTTLVVAILAVALVALAVISAGTGQLHVPPMEVLGSIARRFGLEIGPAPTHPNGDDALWNIRFPRVFMAIVIGAALAVAGLLMQAIFGNPLAEPGVVGVSGGAALGASATIVFGWSFFGEWTIAVTAFIAGLAATLLVYFMSRAAGRTEVVTLVLTGIAVNAFTGAGLAFLTFLGDTAAREQIVFWQLGSLNGSRWQQLAIIAPVIAVSIVFAFFVARTLDLLSLGEKSARHLGVNVERLRIVVIVVVALLVAAAVAFAGIIAFVGLVIPHLMRMLIGPAHLPLMLASTLGGATLLLAADLVARTAIPMADLPIGMLTSLVGGPFFFWLLRRARKRAGGWG
- a CDS encoding HtaA domain-containing protein, which codes for MKTPSAFARHPRRWIAAATVALLAFGAPVVTAAPAFAEEIVAVEATEAPVAPVEESAPVVDEVPAPEAEPVETEAPAEPAPVEPAPVETEAPAAPIEPAAPAVDPAPAPSLSARAEVATPTITVTEAPRAGGPVTVKGTGFAATSTGIYLGLGPAGLPGFYLGSGSLVASETVWIAVGNTAGNGAQGKSAPLEADGSFSLTVNVPAYTDGAAYALYTSKAHGQGFTDASQNTTTPVAYAAVVPEPVVPTVVVSKTTGLDPAGESITVTGSGFLPSAPATSGTRPPLAGKFTGAYVVFGSFLDTWKPSESAPSTARTAGDTKWGVLAEDMAAIGGSARGAIEITADGTFETTLTAAEFDGALADGNFGVYTYPGGGASYAPFETFTPVEFTQATPVPTVTVSKTTGLDPKGESITVTGSGFLPSAPATSGTRPPLAGKFTGAYVVFGSFLDSWKPSESAPSTARKAGDTKWGVHAEDMAAIGGSARGAIEIKPDGTFVTTLTAAEFDGALADGNFGVYTYPGGGASYAPFETFTPVEFTQATPVPTVTVSKTTGLDPKGESITVTGSGFLPSAPATSGTRPPLAGKFTGAYVVFGSFLDTWKPSESAPSTARKAGDTKWGVLAEDMAAIGGSARGAIEIKPDGTFVTTLTAAEFDGALADGNFGVYTYPGGGASYAPFETFTPVEFAAVIPEPTVPTVTVSKTTGLDPKGETVIVSGSGFLPGADTTGTRQPLAGKFGGAYIVFGTFAETWKPSENAPSNARKAHDTKWGVHAEDVALLGGASSGAIEIKPDGTFQTTLSVVKGFDGALTDGHYGIYTYSGSGAKAASFETATPISFSAGEPTEPTEPTEPADPTDAPKVTVSKSTGLDPAGETITVTGSGFVPGNGTNGSRPPLAGKFGGAYIVFGTFADSWKPSKNAPSSARAAAAETFWGVHADDVDLIGGAKAGAIPIAADGTFSVKIAVKKGFAGAIANGNYGIYTYAGSGATYAPFETYTPLSFSTGGVTPPTTPPTTPPTTPPTTPPTTPPVLAPTASGSLSWGVSTGFRDYIVGRIAQGSISVAGGATSSGSSFNFGQSGGTFSPITGLGSADYAGSVRFTGHNGLLDLTFASPTLVVTSPTTGTLSVVVNGSRVDLANVDLGSASRSVNGGAVTFSGAPATLTSAGANAFQGYYPAGEALDRVTATIGSPGAAPGGNSGTVASAPAVVTASATTIPSTPPATTGITLDATTVEQLATGKVVTISVDGFQSNETGITVVVYSTPTVLARDLVADANGVVTWTGSLPAGFAPGEHTLTFQGSISKGIVFTVPAAVDAGCVITGATLDWGFKASFRDYIQGGIARGAIEVQDGTVFADGTFSWANGTGVFDPETNAGLATFAGGIRFTGHEGVLDTTVSAPRVEVSADGSAYIVLDIVGTTQSGEPVSAQGVRFAELDGSAIERDSTGIRSSGAGATLTEEGAAAFGTYPAGEELDPVVFDLPLGECQVAPVAEADEEEAPVAAETSAAGDTDEPASLSWLVWVGAAVLALLVIGAIVLIARRRRATS
- a CDS encoding zinc-binding alcohol dehydrogenase; protein product: MHAGAGPSWVVRENASRLVLLALYLRDRLGIASPTDLPRLRGVAPAPPGVREVDVQDLLERQWRSWWMMTVEPEAHPSPTPLALLESYGTDVALPIEGAELLAQAITPFAAESRAWAERAAQGYPRASGARHGDSYRAYAGTIAEHEREVGRRAHSFELNVEVLPFTERGVWWIGSLTIAVTDALRADPVAFDAAIHPIIAELA
- the purF gene encoding amidophosphoribosyltransferase, with protein sequence MCGIVGIVSTDPVNQQIYDSLLLLQHRGQDSTGIATADSSSIFHIAKAKGQVREAFRTRDMRALLGNMGLGHVRYATKGAAEREEEAQPFYVNAPYGIILVHNGNLTNTRELSTDLFSIDRRHVNSASDTEMLLNVLATELQGQIKGLELDPDQVFEAVAQVHERVEGSYAVIAMIAGYGLLAFRDPFGIRPLILGRRLTEAGKEEWIVASESLVLENGDYEIVRDVAPGEAIFITLDGEMISRQCAKSPVLVPCSFEYVYLARPDSIMNGISVYEARLRMGDRLAGTVEQHMPLGDIDVVMPIPDSSRPAAMQVAQKLGIEYREGFFKNRYVGRTFIMPGQAQRRKSVRQKLNAMGTEFAGKNILIVDDSIVRGTTSKEIVEMARAAGANKVTFSSAAPPVRFPHVYGINMPSRSELIAHGRKIPEIAAELGADHMIFQEVDDLQAAITEGTSIERLDMSCFTGEYVTGSVTPEYLEWVERTQLS